The Thermoproteota archaeon genome includes a window with the following:
- a CDS encoding DUF3800 domain-containing protein, whose protein sequence is MPVRSVHYLFVDETGDLGFDKKSTRYFVVGCVYTTSAARLRKEMQRIREKLRRKGYAEDEIKFRLRRKAQRIEDVAKHVLKEIVENDRLGDVRFGGIALNKATVNEDLRRKPRHVLRNYILVHHVIWGLYRDANLRIKEGDKLVIIYDKSMGPKSIWEFNEYLRSKHSWTKDMLHKPPIHLEVEHVDSKAELGVQLADLVSGAIWQGYEKGNWEYYEIIRDKIMFLRSLFKK, encoded by the coding sequence TTGCCCGTTAGGAGCGTGCATTACCTGTTCGTTGATGAGACGGGAGATCTCGGCTTTGACAAGAAATCCACACGGTACTTCGTTGTGGGATGCGTCTACACAACATCGGCAGCTAGACTGAGGAAGGAGATGCAGAGAATTAGGGAAAAGCTCAGGAGGAAAGGCTATGCCGAAGATGAGATAAAATTCAGGTTGAGGAGGAAGGCCCAAAGAATAGAAGATGTGGCCAAGCACGTCCTCAAGGAGATAGTTGAGAACGATAGGCTTGGGGATGTGAGGTTCGGAGGAATTGCATTGAATAAGGCAACAGTAAACGAGGATCTCAGGAGGAAGCCACGGCATGTCCTAAGGAACTACATTCTAGTGCATCATGTGATATGGGGGTTGTATCGAGACGCCAACCTGAGGATCAAGGAGGGAGACAAATTAGTGATCATATATGACAAATCCATGGGCCCGAAATCCATATGGGAGTTCAATGAATATCTGAGGAGCAAGCACAGTTGGACGAAGGATATGCTTCACAAACCTCCAATCCACTTGGAGGTGGAACATGTGGACTCGAAGGCTGAGCTCGGGGTCCAGCTAGCTGATCTAGTGTCTGGCGCCATATGGCAAGGTTACGAGAAGGGGAACTGGGAGTATTACGAGATCATAAGGGATAAAATCATGTTCTTAAGGTCCCTCTTTAAGAAGTAG
- a CDS encoding DUF3883 domain-containing protein, with amino-acid sequence MSYYTRAGYKLELVVMEAIEESLAILGLTDVRLTRVHSGAPYDIELIVGDRRAFIEVKGASDEDRLQWKVNQAFRREHPEPFCVIGVLGYPKSADVLMKSDKSWIWVKPGRKGRLGRFTPENLRRCLKKESMI; translated from the coding sequence GTGAGTTACTATACTAGAGCTGGGTATAAGCTCGAGCTCGTTGTGATGGAAGCTATTGAGGAGAGCTTGGCGATATTAGGGCTAACAGACGTGAGGCTCACGAGGGTCCACTCTGGCGCTCCCTACGACATCGAGCTGATCGTAGGGGACAGGAGGGCCTTCATCGAGGTTAAAGGAGCGAGTGATGAGGACAGGCTACAGTGGAAAGTGAACCAAGCGTTTAGGCGGGAGCATCCTGAACCCTTCTGCGTCATAGGAGTGTTAGGCTACCCTAAGAGCGCTGATGTACTGATGAAATCAGATAAGTCGTGGATCTGGGTGAAGCCAGGGAGGAAAGGTAGGTTAGGGAGATTCACGCCTGAGAACCTGAGGAGGTGCCTGAAAAAGGAATCAATGATCTGA
- a CDS encoding ACT domain-containing protein, which yields MGEMIVVTVVGADKPGIVAAISSVLAEAKANIVDISMTVLRGFFSMIMVVDISEATSDLFELRDRLEERGKEIGVRVMVLHGDVFRYMQKV from the coding sequence ATGGGGGAGATGATAGTCGTCACGGTCGTCGGCGCTGATAAGCCGGGCATCGTAGCTGCGATATCGTCCGTACTTGCCGAGGCCAAGGCGAACATCGTCGACATATCCATGACCGTACTGAGGGGCTTCTTCTCCATGATAATGGTGGTGGACATCTCGGAAGCAACCTCCGATCTTTTCGAGCTCAGGGACCGTTTAGAGGAGAGAGGGAAGGAGATAGGGGTTAGGGTGATGGTTCTCCACGGGGACGTATTCAGATACATGCAGAAGGTTTAA
- a CDS encoding NYN domain-containing protein, whose translation MEVVYLSYEVADHPIGMKVLRSVRRKKGKQLAIIVDGPNILRKELGIDLEEIRRLAEEEGRIRVATVVLDRKAPEKLVEAVVNAGFRAIISTGKVEVDFTIAAMDAVYNEKIDSLVLVARSAAYMPIVHRAKEEGKEVIVIGAEPGFSTALKKAADLYISLPSSLPEDLTQPKGYEEH comes from the coding sequence ATGGAAGTAGTCTATTTAAGTTATGAGGTGGCGGACCATCCGATAGGAATGAAGGTCCTCAGGAGTGTCAGAAGGAAGAAGGGGAAACAGCTGGCGATCATTGTGGATGGCCCCAACATCCTGAGAAAGGAATTGGGAATAGATCTTGAGGAGATACGCAGACTGGCCGAGGAGGAGGGGAGGATTCGGGTCGCCACCGTTGTTCTAGATAGGAAGGCGCCCGAGAAGCTGGTGGAGGCGGTGGTCAACGCGGGATTTAGGGCCATCATATCAACCGGAAAGGTCGAGGTGGACTTCACCATAGCAGCTATGGATGCCGTTTACAACGAGAAGATAGATTCGTTGGTACTGGTGGCTAGAAGCGCGGCCTATATGCCCATAGTCCACAGGGCCAAGGAGGAGGGAAAGGAGGTTATCGTGATCGGAGCAGAGCCAGGTTTCAGCACCGCACTGAAGAAAGCCGCAGATCTATACATATCACTTCCATCCTCTCTCCCTGAAGATCTTACCCAGCCTAAGGGTTATGAAGAACACTGA
- a CDS encoding HEPN domain-containing protein translates to MSEGEKVSEKWLKKAQTDLRIAEKLLRIGEEPWVIVFHAQAVEKALKAYLVFHSKHFDKVHNIARLIDLCAEVDRDFNQLYEIGIEELYPLAIEARYPEIS, encoded by the coding sequence TTGAGTGAGGGAGAGAAGGTCTCAGAAAAGTGGTTAAAGAAGGCTCAAACGGACCTAAGGATTGCTGAGAAGCTCCTTAGGATCGGTGAGGAGCCATGGGTCATAGTTTTCCACGCACAAGCTGTCGAGAAAGCGTTGAAAGCTTACTTAGTATTCCACAGTAAACACTTTGACAAAGTACATAACATAGCGAGACTCATAGACTTATGCGCAGAGGTAGACCGAGATTTTAACCAGCTCTACGAGATTGGCATAGAAGAGCTTTATCCATTAGCAATAGAGGCTCGTTATCCAGAGATTTCATAA
- the moaA gene encoding GTP 3',8-cyclase MoaA — MLLDRWGRPVTNLRISVTNSCNYNCFFCHKEGHEIEGGEMTPAEITRMVKLLAKHGIRTVKITGGEPLIRRDLEEIVRGIREAGIEEISLVTNGWFLPERACSLKEAGLDRVNISLHSLRKDIYERITGVNGLDRALKAVDTALECGLIPVKVNVTVLRGYNDDELWELVRYASSKGIKIQFIELLDVDPGLRRYYYSLDGFEEELEKVALKKEIRELHGRPLYYLDGGAVVEIVKGTGNPFFCMRCNRIRVTSDGFFKTCIRREDNLVDFLSIMRNGGTDEDLLEAFKRAVRLREPFHKPPRAGPRYDDIVEL; from the coding sequence TTGCTGCTGGATAGGTGGGGTAGGCCCGTCACCAATCTGAGGATTTCCGTCACTAACTCCTGCAATTACAACTGCTTCTTCTGCCACAAGGAGGGACATGAGATAGAAGGGGGTGAGATGACTCCCGCCGAGATAACCCGCATGGTGAAATTGCTAGCGAAGCATGGGATAAGGACCGTCAAGATCACGGGAGGAGAGCCCCTGATAAGGCGTGACTTGGAGGAGATAGTGCGAGGCATTCGGGAGGCTGGAATTGAGGAGATAAGCTTGGTGACCAACGGGTGGTTCCTCCCAGAGAGGGCCTGCTCCCTGAAGGAGGCCGGTCTGGATAGGGTAAACATAAGCCTCCATTCGCTGAGAAAGGACATTTACGAGAGGATAACCGGAGTAAATGGTTTGGATAGGGCGTTAAAAGCAGTTGATACTGCCTTAGAGTGCGGATTGATCCCCGTGAAGGTTAATGTGACTGTCCTCAGGGGGTACAACGATGATGAGCTCTGGGAACTGGTGAGGTACGCCTCATCCAAGGGGATAAAGATACAATTCATAGAGCTCTTGGATGTGGATCCCGGCCTCAGGAGGTACTACTATAGCCTCGATGGATTTGAGGAGGAACTGGAGAAAGTGGCTCTGAAAAAGGAGATAAGGGAGCTCCACGGTAGACCTCTCTACTATTTAGACGGTGGAGCCGTTGTGGAGATAGTCAAGGGGACGGGCAATCCCTTCTTCTGCATGAGATGCAACAGGATAAGGGTGACCTCCGACGGCTTCTTCAAGACATGCATAAGGAGGGAGGACAACCTCGTTGACTTCCTCTCTATAATGAGGAACGGAGGGACAGATGAGGACCTCTTAGAGGCCTTCAAAAGGGCAGTTAGACTTAGAGAGCCGTTCCACAAACCTCCTAGGGCCGGTCCGAGGTATGACGATATAGTCGAATTGTGA
- a CDS encoding PH domain-containing protein, translated as MPRLEMKLARGEELLVDARPHPLAFVGLYLIYGYVLVLGLLLWSKVLNIQLPNIFPIEGELLLLWLLLVVPLVIASIIKISWRWAFVSVLLAAISTYMNYSGYPPWVPEVAFGLVGILSVDLYRRGHRYYVTSRRIVMEKRFLSVRKRELPINKINDVVVEIPPLGRIFNFGTVIPLTASGLGVGEDLALAGTSVKVNRFEVGVAGGRGVNVPRARTFLALYGIPDPDKVSGVISSLIVG; from the coding sequence ATGCCGAGATTGGAAATGAAGCTGGCCAGAGGAGAGGAACTTCTAGTCGACGCTAGGCCGCATCCCCTAGCTTTCGTTGGGTTATATCTCATCTACGGGTACGTGTTAGTCTTGGGTTTGCTGCTTTGGTCGAAGGTTCTCAATATTCAGCTCCCCAACATCTTCCCGATTGAGGGGGAGTTGCTGCTGCTCTGGCTTTTGCTGGTGGTGCCCTTAGTAATCGCTTCGATAATCAAGATATCTTGGAGATGGGCCTTCGTCTCTGTTTTACTGGCCGCCATCTCGACGTACATGAACTACAGCGGTTATCCTCCTTGGGTGCCGGAGGTGGCCTTTGGCCTAGTGGGAATTCTCAGCGTGGACCTCTACAGGAGGGGACACAGGTACTACGTAACCAGCAGGAGAATTGTCATGGAGAAGAGGTTCTTGTCTGTTAGAAAGAGGGAGCTTCCGATCAATAAGATAAACGATGTGGTCGTGGAGATCCCCCCGCTGGGAAGGATATTCAATTTTGGAACGGTCATCCCGCTTACAGCCTCAGGTCTGGGAGTTGGGGAGGATCTGGCCCTCGCAGGAACTTCAGTGAAGGTAAACAGATTCGAAGTAGGAGTTGCCGGCGGTAGGGGGGTGAATGTACCTCGGGCGAGGACGTTCCTTGCCTTGTACGGAATACCCGATCCAGACAAGGTTTCCGGCGTGATCTCCAGCCTTATAGTAGGCTGA
- a CDS encoding transcription factor S has translation MFCPKCGTLMRPKKVGKELVYYCPSCGYEMKGNPGKSTAVVTKVASDSDGVIIAEGGKKLAAPIVEAKCPKCGNDKAYLEIVQTRAADEPPTRIYTCTKCGYTWREYA, from the coding sequence ATGTTCTGTCCCAAGTGCGGAACTCTCATGAGGCCAAAGAAAGTGGGCAAGGAGCTCGTCTACTACTGCCCCAGCTGTGGATACGAGATGAAGGGCAATCCGGGGAAGTCAACGGCCGTAGTAACCAAAGTCGCCTCAGACAGCGATGGCGTGATAATAGCGGAAGGAGGCAAGAAGCTGGCCGCGCCGATAGTAGAGGCCAAGTGTCCCAAGTGCGGTAACGACAAGGCTTACTTGGAGATAGTCCAGACCAGAGCCGCTGACGAACCGCCCACGAGGATATATACCTGTACCAAATGTGGGTACACTTGGAGAGAATATGCCTAA
- a CDS encoding PFL family protein, producing MTKYDASELAEIIEMLSFQHLDIRAVTMGISIMGALRYDDLAEGVRETVKERAGELRDAVEEVSSKLGVQIVTKRVAVTPISMLLDAKAGDSEEAFKLGVSIAEALDSVAEDLAVDYVGGYAAFVESGYSLGDKGVVKSIPEALSSTERITAMVNAASTLAGINMDAVYEMGEVVKRTADLTEGRGCTRLGVFANAPEGTPFVPGAYHGRGEEDPVINVAVSGPGVIENVVRSLEDADLRTLHDAMKRAAFKITRLGELVGREVAKRLGVRFGSVDLSLAPSPAVGDSVADVLRAMGVEEPGAPGSVLALAILTDAVKKGGAMATSSVGGLSGAFIPVSEDLGMAKAVRRGALALSSLEAMAAVCSTGLDMIVLPGDVEEHVIAAIIGDVMALGIVLDKSLGVRLIPVPGAKEGDEVDFGGLLGKAPVMPVGRFSSKALVMRGGIVPPTVSRLMKG from the coding sequence ATGACCAAATACGATGCCTCTGAGCTGGCTGAAATAATTGAAATGCTGTCATTTCAACACTTGGACATCAGGGCTGTGACCATGGGTATCAGCATCATGGGGGCTCTAAGATACGACGACTTAGCGGAAGGAGTGCGCGAGACAGTTAAAGAGAGGGCTGGGGAATTGAGGGATGCCGTGGAGGAGGTGTCATCAAAGTTAGGGGTGCAGATAGTCACGAAGAGGGTAGCTGTCACTCCAATCAGCATGTTGCTGGATGCCAAGGCAGGAGACTCGGAAGAGGCCTTCAAACTGGGGGTCTCCATTGCCGAGGCGCTGGATTCGGTCGCTGAAGATCTGGCCGTGGACTATGTAGGGGGGTATGCCGCGTTCGTCGAATCTGGCTACTCTCTTGGCGATAAAGGGGTCGTGAAATCGATACCGGAGGCCCTGTCCTCGACTGAGAGGATCACCGCCATGGTGAACGCCGCTTCAACCCTAGCTGGGATAAACATGGACGCGGTGTACGAGATGGGAGAGGTGGTGAAGAGGACCGCGGATCTCACCGAAGGAAGGGGATGCACGAGATTGGGGGTATTCGCCAACGCGCCCGAGGGCACCCCATTCGTTCCCGGAGCCTACCATGGGAGGGGAGAGGAGGATCCCGTTATCAATGTGGCGGTCAGCGGACCGGGCGTGATAGAGAACGTGGTCAGATCCCTTGAGGATGCGGATCTGAGGACGTTGCATGACGCCATGAAGAGAGCCGCGTTCAAAATCACGAGGCTGGGTGAGCTCGTAGGTAGGGAGGTCGCTAAGAGGTTAGGAGTGAGGTTCGGATCCGTGGATCTCTCTCTAGCTCCCTCACCAGCGGTTGGAGATAGCGTGGCGGATGTGCTGAGGGCCATGGGAGTGGAGGAGCCCGGAGCTCCCGGTAGCGTGCTAGCGCTTGCCATACTAACTGACGCAGTGAAGAAGGGCGGTGCGATGGCCACTTCATCCGTCGGAGGGCTAAGTGGAGCCTTCATACCGGTGAGTGAGGACTTAGGAATGGCTAAAGCGGTTAGGAGAGGAGCTTTAGCTCTCAGCTCCTTGGAAGCGATGGCAGCGGTGTGTAGCACCGGTTTGGACATGATAGTGCTGCCGGGTGATGTGGAGGAGCACGTGATAGCGGCCATAATAGGGGATGTCATGGCCTTAGGCATAGTGCTGGATAAGTCTTTGGGTGTGAGGCTGATCCCAGTTCCTGGGGCCAAGGAGGGAGATGAGGTGGATTTCGGTGGGCTGTTGGGTAAGGCCCCAGTGATGCCGGTGGGCAGGTTCTCCTCGAAGGCGCTGGTGATGAGGGGAGGGATAGTCCCTCCGACCGTGTCTAGGCTGATGAAGGGGTGA
- a CDS encoding magnesium transporter, protein MWSRVKRTALQAVISAFYGLGDIVAGLILWLYFPTDIKWAALLYPPLIGARGAISGSVAGRLTSALNLGTVETNLRRENEKLWEILSTGVFASLLASVIIVFPFYLTEIDVGYLDLLAISLITVCGVSLILLPLKIAVSFESFKRGLDPDIVVYPLISTAADIVVTVLYIYSIRTAGTFISFTLASAVAAISIILVMKWFSKEYLRILAEVLTATAIVIAIESIAGIFLSEAVSISDTNLLFVYPAMLTELGDASSIVGSILTTRLFLGTLRRKIPLADILPELIGVFGVYLGFFFLMGGMLWVLGGNPWVSVLTFLIAFPIMLVVTTSVVLLASRKLDPDNFTIPIATSTADLITTATVALVLSLL, encoded by the coding sequence ATGTGGAGCAGGGTAAAGAGGACAGCGCTGCAAGCGGTAATCTCTGCGTTCTATGGCCTGGGAGACATCGTGGCAGGTCTAATACTCTGGCTTTACTTTCCTACGGACATCAAATGGGCCGCTCTGCTATATCCTCCCCTGATAGGGGCTAGAGGAGCTATCTCCGGTTCCGTTGCGGGGAGATTGACCTCGGCTCTGAACTTGGGTACCGTAGAGACTAACTTGAGGAGGGAGAACGAGAAACTCTGGGAAATACTGTCAACGGGTGTATTCGCCTCCCTCCTTGCATCTGTAATTATTGTGTTCCCTTTCTACCTGACGGAAATCGATGTCGGGTACCTCGACCTGCTGGCCATATCGCTCATCACTGTGTGCGGCGTATCTCTCATCCTTCTCCCCCTTAAAATCGCTGTATCATTCGAGTCCTTCAAGAGGGGATTGGATCCCGATATAGTAGTCTATCCTCTCATTTCCACGGCTGCGGACATAGTGGTCACGGTTCTCTACATATACTCAATCAGGACTGCCGGTACCTTCATCAGCTTCACACTAGCCTCGGCTGTAGCAGCGATCTCTATCATACTGGTCATGAAATGGTTTTCCAAGGAGTACCTGAGGATACTAGCCGAGGTACTGACTGCAACGGCCATAGTTATAGCGATAGAGAGCATCGCCGGCATATTCCTCAGCGAAGCGGTTTCCATCTCAGATACCAATCTCTTATTCGTTTATCCGGCGATGCTCACAGAGTTGGGAGATGCCAGCTCGATCGTAGGTTCGATTCTCACGACTAGGCTCTTCTTGGGCACCCTCAGGAGGAAGATACCCTTGGCAGACATACTCCCCGAACTCATCGGCGTGTTTGGGGTCTACTTAGGTTTCTTCTTCCTGATGGGTGGAATGCTCTGGGTCTTGGGAGGTAACCCTTGGGTGAGCGTCCTGACCTTCCTGATCGCTTTCCCAATAATGCTGGTAGTGACCACATCCGTCGTCCTCCTTGCTAGCAGGAAGCTGGATCCCGACAACTTCACGATTCCCATCGCCACATCTACCGCGGATCTGATAACAACCGCTACCGTAGCCCTAGTTCTCAGCCTACTATAA
- the moaC gene encoding cyclic pyranopterin monophosphate synthase MoaC: MIDITSKPQVYREAVARGSIRLRKETIEAIREGKVKKGDVFTVARVAAVQAVKDTPRIIPYCHPIPITAVEVSFGLEEERVWVEVTVRTTSQTGVEMEALTGASAALLTVWDMVKYLEKDESGNYPIARIENVVVVRKLKGEG; encoded by the coding sequence ATGATCGATATAACGAGCAAACCTCAAGTTTACAGGGAGGCTGTAGCTAGGGGAAGCATAAGGCTCCGGAAAGAGACTATAGAGGCCATAAGGGAGGGTAAGGTGAAGAAGGGTGATGTCTTCACCGTGGCGAGGGTGGCTGCCGTGCAGGCAGTCAAGGACACACCGAGGATAATCCCGTACTGCCACCCAATCCCCATAACAGCCGTCGAAGTCAGTTTCGGCCTGGAGGAGGAGAGGGTGTGGGTAGAGGTGACGGTTCGGACCACCTCTCAGACGGGAGTAGAGATGGAGGCCCTGACAGGGGCATCGGCAGCGCTCTTAACCGTCTGGGATATGGTGAAATACCTAGAGAAGGATGAGAGCGGAAATTACCCGATAGCGAGGATAGAGAATGTGGTGGTGGTCAGGAAGTTGAAGGGAGAGGGTTGA
- a CDS encoding nucleotidyltransferase domain-containing protein — MLGTEIKYLSRVIKDIIVNTARSEGVEVKKIILFGSRARGNYREDSDWDLLIIVSDLPDRRIIRKLQYEVYRKLSQNRVYCDVIVVNEEYYTKHKNVVGSIAYYAQLEGRPIE, encoded by the coding sequence ATGTTAGGCACCGAGATCAAATATTTATCGCGAGTAATCAAGGACATAATCGTTAATACAGCTAGGAGTGAGGGGGTCGAAGTCAAGAAAATTATTCTCTTCGGCTCACGTGCAAGAGGTAACTACAGAGAAGATAGCGACTGGGATTTACTAATTATCGTAAGCGATCTCCCAGATAGGAGAATCATTAGGAAGCTTCAGTATGAAGTATATAGAAAGCTCTCACAAAATAGGGTTTACTGTGATGTAATAGTGGTTAATGAGGAATACTATACAAAGCATAAAAACGTCGTGGGGTCGATAGCATACTATGCTCAGCTGGAGGGAAGGCCCATTGAGTGA
- the aroA gene encoding 3-phosphoshikimate 1-carboxyvinyltransferase encodes MVLIGPSLIGGRLNPPPSKSYSHRAVAIAHLSDKQSVLRGVSLARDVLATLRAAEMMGASLQVRDGEGRADIVVEPPDLPTNPEDVIYCGGSGTTMRFYTAISTLTEKGYTVLTGNEGLRKRPMGPLIEAINSLGGWAVSAGLNGLPPIIVRGGGLKGGEAVLPGNVSSQFFSALLIAGTMSEEGLKLRYEGELVSKPYLEMTAYALGRAGSRVRLGDVLEVEPTRPQGLDMSIPGDFGLVAPFMVMASVTGGKLEVVGLDRKIPQADELIVEILRSFGVSVEWRNELLVVEGRPTRPAILDLGDAPDLLPLAAVLAAFARGRSVIRGVAHARLKESDRIRNMRVELEKAGVDVKELEDGLIVDGMGGVRRCPTLESHRDHRIFMALTALAAASEEGCEVRGEEWVSDSYPNFLKDARGLGLVIS; translated from the coding sequence ATGGTCCTAATAGGCCCCTCGCTGATAGGGGGAAGGCTCAACCCCCCGCCATCAAAGAGCTACTCCCATAGGGCTGTAGCGATCGCCCATCTCTCTGATAAACAGTCGGTACTTAGAGGCGTGTCCCTAGCTAGGGATGTGCTTGCCACTTTGAGGGCCGCGGAAATGATGGGCGCTTCCCTCCAAGTAAGGGACGGCGAAGGGAGAGCGGATATCGTGGTAGAACCTCCAGACCTTCCCACTAATCCGGAGGACGTGATCTACTGCGGGGGATCGGGAACGACCATGAGATTCTATACTGCCATATCGACTTTAACTGAGAAGGGATATACTGTCCTCACAGGGAATGAGGGACTCAGGAAGAGACCGATGGGCCCTTTGATAGAGGCCATCAACTCCCTAGGTGGATGGGCCGTCAGCGCCGGACTAAACGGTCTGCCGCCCATCATCGTGAGGGGAGGGGGGCTTAAGGGCGGAGAGGCCGTCTTACCGGGCAACGTGAGCTCTCAGTTCTTCTCTGCCCTGCTGATAGCTGGGACCATGTCGGAGGAGGGTCTGAAGCTCAGGTATGAGGGAGAGCTGGTCTCTAAGCCTTATCTCGAGATGACCGCCTACGCGCTAGGAAGGGCCGGTTCCCGCGTGAGGCTGGGGGATGTCCTCGAGGTCGAACCCACCCGCCCCCAAGGGCTGGACATGTCCATACCGGGGGATTTCGGTCTTGTAGCCCCGTTCATGGTCATGGCCTCAGTCACAGGAGGTAAACTAGAGGTTGTTGGGTTAGACAGGAAGATCCCGCAGGCAGATGAATTAATCGTGGAAATCCTCAGATCCTTCGGAGTCTCAGTTGAGTGGCGGAACGAGTTGCTGGTCGTCGAGGGGAGGCCCACTAGGCCAGCGATCTTGGATCTGGGGGACGCCCCAGATCTCCTACCCCTCGCCGCGGTATTAGCCGCCTTCGCCAGAGGTAGGAGTGTGATAAGGGGCGTAGCTCACGCCAGATTGAAGGAAAGCGATAGGATAAGGAACATGAGGGTGGAGCTGGAGAAAGCGGGAGTTGATGTCAAGGAGCTGGAGGACGGTCTGATCGTTGATGGAATGGGAGGAGTAAGGAGATGCCCTACATTGGAGTCCCACCGCGACCACAGGATTTTCATGGCCCTTACTGCCTTGGCGGCGGCGTCCGAGGAAGGATGCGAGGTCAGAGGAGAGGAGTGGGTTTCGGACTCCTACCCTAATTTCTTAAAGGATGCTCGAGGTCTCGGCTTGGTGATCTCTTGA
- a CDS encoding HD domain-containing protein, with amino-acid sequence MLVDLGIRVTWLARTGWMQSGIPPSMAETVSQHTFLASLIALDLMKELKRRGKTFSENKVLKMVLIHDIAEGVVGDLPKWTGDRVNKSKLEEEALSMEVTQADLLDLWREYSEGRRMEAKIARLADLMATWRMSIYYKELGFPVDDIMRSTERESLKLAEELGLVIEGGES; translated from the coding sequence ATGCTCGTGGATCTCGGTATCAGGGTCACTTGGTTGGCGAGAACGGGGTGGATGCAGTCAGGTATACCGCCCTCTATGGCTGAAACCGTATCTCAACATACGTTCCTAGCCTCTCTCATCGCGTTGGATCTGATGAAGGAGCTCAAGAGAAGAGGAAAGACGTTCAGCGAGAATAAAGTGTTGAAGATGGTCCTAATTCACGATATAGCTGAAGGTGTAGTGGGAGATCTGCCTAAATGGACTGGAGACCGCGTGAACAAGAGTAAGCTTGAGGAGGAGGCGCTCTCAATGGAGGTCACCCAAGCCGACCTCTTGGACCTCTGGAGGGAGTACAGCGAGGGGAGGAGGATGGAGGCAAAGATAGCGAGGCTGGCCGATTTAATGGCCACTTGGAGGATGTCCATCTACTACAAGGAACTCGGATTTCCTGTGGACGACATCATGAGATCTACAGAAAGGGAATCCTTGAAGCTAGCCGAGGAGCTAGGACTCGTCATAGAAGGGGGAGAGAGTTGA
- a CDS encoding DUF373 family protein has protein sequence MEKKSPPERILVVCVDRDDDLGVKAGIKGPVIGKEANIKAASELALADPTEADANAIFGAVKVYEEVKQVFSNSPAEVEVVTITGHPKSELLADEEIKKQIEIVVEEFKPDSIILVSDGADDELVIPLLMRYAPIRSVRRVIVQQSREIEHTYILIKRYFEKLMKSPTSRALLFGLPGALLLLAGVFSLLDLQRYLYIGATVVAGLIFLDKGFDLTDKLKRGVNYFGKQVGLLSFIMGMFGVFISLFFSYSRATSLAAQNYPLELIMARLFQEVSGFIALSLTVMFVGSAIESFANRNVNAFEKLMGAGLVLSLWMSFYFIGQYMEGSIGLLRFLAMQLGALVFAISVFFITLRLGKIFRERGWK, from the coding sequence ATGGAAAAGAAGTCGCCCCCTGAAAGAATACTTGTAGTGTGCGTGGACCGAGATGATGATCTGGGCGTCAAAGCTGGCATTAAGGGCCCGGTCATAGGTAAGGAGGCAAACATAAAGGCGGCCTCTGAGCTGGCCCTTGCTGATCCAACGGAGGCGGATGCTAATGCCATCTTTGGGGCTGTGAAGGTCTACGAGGAGGTAAAGCAGGTATTCTCCAACTCTCCAGCGGAGGTCGAAGTGGTCACCATTACCGGACATCCCAAGAGCGAGCTCCTGGCTGATGAGGAGATCAAGAAGCAGATAGAGATCGTTGTGGAAGAATTCAAGCCAGACAGCATAATACTGGTCTCTGATGGCGCTGACGACGAGTTGGTCATTCCCCTCCTAATGAGGTATGCCCCCATAAGGAGCGTCAGGAGGGTGATAGTACAGCAGAGCAGGGAGATCGAGCACACCTACATACTCATAAAGAGATACTTCGAGAAGCTGATGAAGTCTCCTACCTCTAGAGCCCTCTTATTCGGCCTTCCTGGGGCACTGCTGCTCTTGGCAGGGGTCTTTTCTCTATTGGACCTGCAGAGGTATCTATACATCGGAGCTACCGTGGTGGCCGGGCTGATATTCCTAGATAAGGGATTCGACCTGACCGATAAACTCAAGAGGGGGGTCAATTACTTCGGGAAGCAGGTGGGTCTGCTCTCCTTCATAATGGGGATGTTCGGTGTCTTCATCTCTCTCTTCTTCTCCTACAGCAGGGCTACCTCCCTCGCGGCCCAGAACTACCCATTGGAGCTCATAATGGCGAGGCTCTTTCAGGAGGTGAGCGGCTTTATCGCCCTCTCCCTCACCGTGATGTTCGTCGGCAGTGCAATAGAGAGTTTCGCCAACAGAAATGTGAACGCCTTCGAGAAATTGATGGGCGCCGGTCTCGTGCTCTCCCTCTGGATGTCCTTCTACTTCATAGGCCAGTACATGGAGGGAAGTATAGGCCTTCTCAGATTCTTGGCGATGCAGCTCGGAGCGCTGGTATTCGCGATATCAGTGTTCTTCATAACCCTTAGGCTGGGTAAGATCTTCAGGGAGAGAGGATGGAAGTGA